Below is a genomic region from Balneola sp. MJW-20.
TTCAATCAGTCACGTATTTGAATTAAAAAAGACCATTAGTAGAGAATGGAGGGGTACAAGCCCTCTCTTTATTCATCAGACTTGGCTTGGTAAGACTCAGTGTTCACCCTTTTGCACAAAAGATTCAGTTTATCTGATCTTCGAGAAATCTCTGTAAACGCTAAATACTTTGTTCTGAACTACAATCAACTATCAACTTTTCTGGCCTCAAAAGGAATTTCAAGCTGTTCATATATAAATTCTTCATCCAGGTTGAGGTTGGAGAGGGAGATGCCAAGCAGCCGGACTTCCCGAATACCGATCTCGGTTTCTTCCATCAGTCCCAGTACGGTATTGAATATATCTTCCTTATCGTTAGTGAAATTCGGGAGGGAAGCGCTGCGGGTGATGGTATCGAAATTCTTATATCGCACCTTCAGGGTCACGGTCTTACCGGCAGCCTGGATCTTCTGCATCCCTGTAGCTATCTGGCCGGAAAGATCACTCAGAAATTCCCGTATCCAGTCCATGTCAGCCATATCATCAGAAAAGGTTCTTTCTTTGCCGTAAGATTTCCGGATCCGGTGAGTTTTCACTTTTCTGTGGTCAATGCCGCGGACTATGTTGTAATAATATCGCCCGGATTTACCGAATGCTTTGGCCAGGTCTAATTCGCTCCATATTTTGAGATCAGCTCCGGTCCGGATACCTAGTGCATGCATCTTCTTCAGGGTGGCCTTTCCCACCCCCCAGAATTTTGCGATATCCAGTTCTTCCAGAAAGGCGGCGGCCTTATCCGGCGGTATCAGCGTCAAACCATTTGGTTTATCCAGATCGGAGGCCACCTTTGCCAGAAACTTATTATGCCCGATCCCCGCCGATGCTGTCAAACCGGTGGTCTCTCTAATCTGTTCTTTGATCTTTTTAGCTATCAGTGTGGCAGAGGGGATCCCTTTATGGTTCTCGGTAACGTCCATATAGGCTTCATCCAGAGAGAGTGGCTCAACAAGATCAGTATACTCAAAAAAGATATCCCTAATTTGCTGTGAAGCTTTTTTATAAGCATCAAAACGGGGCTTTACAAATATCCCGTTAGGACACAACCTTGCCGCCCTGGAGCTGGGCATAGCCGAATGTACACCGAACTTTCGGGCTTCGTAACTGCAGGTTGCTACTACCCCGCGGCCATTAGGTGATCCACCCACAATGACCGGCTTTCCCTTCAATTCGGGACGGTCGCGTTGCTCGACCGATGCATAGAATGCATCCATATCGATGTGAATGATCTTCCTGATGGGGAAATCAGCTTTTTCCATACATATATATTACACATATAAATTGTAAAGGAGAAGTATTCGGTAAACTATCAGAAATAAAAAAAGCTACCCGGATCAGGGGCAGCTTTTTCTCCAAACAAAAAAAAGGGTTATCAGGAAGCCTGTAGTTCAGCAGCTACTTTTTCCACTTCTTCCATTACGCGCAGCAGGTTGCCGCCCCAGATCTTGCGGATCTCTTCTTCGGTGTACCCTCTTCTAACGAGTTCCAGGGTCACGTTGAATGTTTCTGATGCATCATTCCAGCCATCAATACCGCCGCCGCCGTCGAAGTCGGAGCTGATGCCCACATGATCGATGCCAATCAGGCCGACCATATAGTCGATATGGTCCACAAAATCAGCCACATCCACACCGGGAGCGACATCATCCAGCTCGGCTTCAATTCTTGGCTGAGCCATCTCACGGATCTCTCTCCAGCGATCGTAGTAAGCATTACGTTCATCCTCAGGAAGTGCCCTGGCCTCATCACGGGATAATATTTCAAATTCTTCGGCCCGTGCCACTTCTTCCAGTATCGCATTCTGAGCTTCACTTCGTGCTGCAGCTTTTTCGGCATTAACGTATCGGCGTAAGGCAACGGTCTGAACAACTCCGCCGTTTTCTTTGAGCATCATTAGTTCCTCGTCGTTCAGGTTTCGAGTGACATTACTTATTGACCTGGCAGATGAATGAGAGGCAATAACCGGAGCTTTTGATAACTGCATGGTTTCCATATTCGCTTTGGTGGATGGGTGTGAAATATCTACCATGATTCCCAATCGGTTCATTTCTGCTATAGCTTCCCGGCCCAAATCACTGAGACCGTCATGCAACCATTCTCCATCGGCTTCACCGGTATTGGAATCAGAGAACTGTGAATGACCGTTATGTGCAAGGCTCATATAGCGCGCACCCCGGTTGAAGAATTCCTCAATACGGGTCAGGTCAGTCCCCACCGGATACGCATTCTCCACACCGATGAGTGCTACCAGTTTTCCTTCAGAATGAATACGGCGAACGTCGGCGGCGTTGTAGGCCAGCTCAATACGATCGGGGGCTATTTCTTCGGTCAGACGGTGAATAGCTTTGAATTTATCATCCGCGTTTTCGTATGCATCGGCATAGCCTTCAGGACTTAAAGTATCCTGACCGGTATAAACGATAAAGAAAGCAGCATCCAGGCCGCCAGCTTCCAT
It encodes:
- the dinB gene encoding DNA polymerase IV gives rise to the protein MEKADFPIRKIIHIDMDAFYASVEQRDRPELKGKPVIVGGSPNGRGVVATCSYEARKFGVHSAMPSSRAARLCPNGIFVKPRFDAYKKASQQIRDIFFEYTDLVEPLSLDEAYMDVTENHKGIPSATLIAKKIKEQIRETTGLTASAGIGHNKFLAKVASDLDKPNGLTLIPPDKAAAFLEELDIAKFWGVGKATLKKMHALGIRTGADLKIWSELDLAKAFGKSGRYYYNIVRGIDHRKVKTHRIRKSYGKERTFSDDMADMDWIREFLSDLSGQIATGMQKIQAAGKTVTLKVRYKNFDTITRSASLPNFTNDKEDIFNTVLGLMEETEIGIREVRLLGISLSNLNLDEEFIYEQLEIPFEARKVDS
- a CDS encoding membrane dipeptidase produces the protein MRLTTLFTAILIFGMAACTSNETDEPGLIEKARAIHDNVITMDTHADINTGNFTEEINYTQDLSTQVTLPKMEAGGLDAAFFIVYTGQDTLSPEGYADAYENADDKFKAIHRLTEEIAPDRIELAYNAADVRRIHSEGKLVALIGVENAYPVGTDLTRIEEFFNRGARYMSLAHNGHSQFSDSNTGEADGEWLHDGLSDLGREAIAEMNRLGIMVDISHPSTKANMETMQLSKAPVIASHSSARSISNVTRNLNDEELMMLKENGGVVQTVALRRYVNAEKAAARSEAQNAILEEVARAEEFEILSRDEARALPEDERNAYYDRWREIREMAQPRIEAELDDVAPGVDVADFVDHIDYMVGLIGIDHVGISSDFDGGGGIDGWNDASETFNVTLELVRRGYTEEEIRKIWGGNLLRVMEEVEKVAAELQAS